Proteins from one Impatiens glandulifera chromosome 2, dImpGla2.1, whole genome shotgun sequence genomic window:
- the LOC124926338 gene encoding glutathione S-transferase U17-like, with the protein MAGKGSVKLLGSSTSPYANRVQIALNLKSIEYEFLQEQIYGSKSELLLKSNPVHKKIPVLIHEDKPICESLIIVQYIDEYWTSGPSILPADPYDRAIARFWAAYLDDKWYPSFREYRLAEGEEEKLGIVEFIKGGLVLLEEAFVKSSKGKPFFGGDNIGYLDIAFGSFMGWLKAGEMMTGLKLLDESTVPGLALWAENFLAHDAVKGVILDTQHLVQLAKTKHALVVPNTSN; encoded by the exons atggCTGGAAAAGGTTCAGTAAAGCTTTTGGGGTCGTCCACGAGTCCATACGCGAACCGGGTTCAAATTGCCCTTAATCTCAAGTCAATTGAGTATGAATTCTTGCAGGAGCAGATATACGGATCAAAGAGTGAACTGCTTCTTAAATCAAACCCTGTTCATAAGAAAATCCCAGTATTGATTCATGAAGATAAGCCCATATGCGAATCCCTTATCATAGTACAGTACATCGACGAGTACTGGACATCAGGCCCGTCCATCCTCCCCGCAGACCCCTATGATCGCGCCATCGCTCGTTTCTGGGCTGCCTATCTGGATGACAAA TGGTATCCTTCTTTTAGAGAGTACCGGTTGGCAGAAGGAGAGGAAGAAAAACTGGGTATAGTGGAGTTTATAAAGGGAGGTCTAGTCTTGTTAGAGGAGGCTTTTGTGAAATCCAGCAAAGGGAAGCCATTTTTTGGAGGAGACAATATTGGGTATCTGGACATCGCCTTTGGAAGCTTCATGGGATGGTTGAAAGCAGGGGAGATGATGACTGGTTTAAAATTGCTAGATGAATCCACCGTACCCGGTCTTGCCTTGTGGGCAGAGAATTTCCTTGCCCATGACGCTGTAAAGGGTGTCATCCTCGACACTCAACACCTCGTCCAGTTGGCCAAAACCAAGCATGCCCTCGTCGTACCTAACACTTCAAATtaa
- the LOC124926339 gene encoding glutathione S-transferase U17-like, with protein MAGSSVKVIGARPSPYVNRVQIALKLKSIDYEFLQETFGSKSELLLKSNPVHKKIPVLIHDDKPISESLIIVQYIDEQWTSGPSILPADAYDRAIARFWAAYLDDKWFPALRDYRSAKDDEEKSAVLDKVKEGLAYLEEAFVKGGAKFFGGENIGYLDIAFGSFLGWLKAAEKITDVKLLDASTTPSLAVWAENFLSHDSVKGVIPETEELVELAKKFAAIAKAAQPKN; from the exons ATGGCAGGTTCATCAGTGAAGGTTATCGGAGCACGGCCAAGCCCCTACGTGAACCGGGTTCAAATCGCCCTCAAACTCAAGTCAATTGACTATGAATTTCTTCAGGAGACATTCGGATCAAAGAGTGAGCTGCTTCTCAAATCAAACCCTGTTCACAAGAAAATCCCAGTGTTGATTCACGACGATAAGCCCATCAGCGAGTCCCTAATCATAGTACAGTACATCGACGAGCAGTGGACATCCGGCCCCTCCATCCTCCCCGCCGACGCTTATGATCGGGCCATCGCCCGTTTCTGGGCTGCCTATCTCGACGACAAG TGGTTCCCTGCTTTGAGAGATTACCGCTCGGCgaaagatgatgaagaaaaatCGGCTGTACTGGACAAGGTGAAGGAAGGTTTAGCCTATTTGGAAGAAGCTTTTGTGAAAGGGGGGGCTAAATTCTTTGGAGGTGAGAATATTGGGTATCTGGACATTGCTTTTGGAAGCTTTTTGGGCTGGTTGAAAGCGGCGGAGAAGATAACAGATGTGAAGTTGCTCGATGCATCCACCACTCCCAGTCTTGCCGTCTGGGCTGAGAACTTCCTTTCCCATGACTCTGTAAAGGGTGTCATCCCCGAGACTGAGGAGCTCGTCGAGTTGGCCAAGAAGTTTGCAGCCATCGCTAAAGCCGCCCAACCTAAAAACTAG